Part of the Halodesulfovibrio aestuarii DSM 17919 = ATCC 29578 genome, CCTGATCTTCCTGCCCAAACCAACGTTGAATATACTGTAACAAGTATGTTTCCGCAGCCAGCGGATTAACATCCTGAATTAACACATTGTAAAGCGCGTTGAATCTGGTAAAAAGCGCCTTTTCTGACTCATAGTCTTGTAAAAAACCTTGATAGTCCGTTATATGCTTTTCACATAGTTCCGCCTGAGCAGATCCTATCCACGCAGTATCAACAAAAAGCATCCGGTACGACCATTCTGACGAATCAGGATTACATGAATGCACATCGCCCGGATTAATTGTCACAGTATCTGTTCTATAAACCCGATGTGTTGACTTGCGGTTCTTGTATTTCGCCGTGCCATTATCAATCACGCCGAATGAAAATTCATCATGTGAATGGGTATGATAGCAGACAGAAGAATTCAATGCAGTTCGCACTTCTACAAACGGCAACCCCTTGCATGTACTCAAATAAACAGAACTGTCCTGCTTCATTTTCTACCTCTATCCAACCAGCATACAAATAACAGCCACGCTTAGCAGGGTTCCCATTGTGTGATTAAAACCAGTCTGCCGCTTTGGCGTAGATAAAAACTGTCCGATATATCCACCTAACACGCCCCATACAGAAACGCCAATAAAGCAAAGTATGAAAGAAGCAAAACTAAAAACAATGAAATACAACGTAGCGTCGCCCCGCCCTAATGCGAATAAGCTCACACCGGACATGGCAAAAAACCATGCTTTTGGATTAAGCACTTGTACCAGAAAACCTTCCCAGAAACCGGGAAGAGAATCACCATCCGCATTATGGGTCAGATCAAAGCCTTTTGACATGGCAATCTTATACGCCACGTAGAGTAAAAACGCTCCACCAACTACCTTAAGAAACCATGTAATTTCAGGTAAAAT contains:
- a CDS encoding helix-turn-helix domain-containing protein, which produces MKQDSSVYLSTCKGLPFVEVRTALNSSVCYHTHSHDEFSFGVIDNGTAKYKNRKSTHRVYRTDTVTINPGDVHSCNPDSSEWSYRMLFVDTAWIGSAQAELCEKHITDYQGFLQDYESEKALFTRFNALYNVLIQDVNPLAAETYLLQYIQRWFGQEDQAAATCQKIASSCVHRVREKLFDQLATNHSLHDLAMDAGLSRYHLIRKFKEVYGLSPHALQIDERIKRAKKLLKQGETIADASAQLGFADQAHFQRNFKKRLAITPKQYQSFFI
- a CDS encoding LysE family translocator; its protein translation is MSIFASMFAFTFVGAVTPGPVNFIAASTGARGGYKKTVLYILGATISYTLVVVISGVCLGQVSQILPEITWFLKVVGGAFLLYVAYKIAMSKGFDLTHNADGDSLPGFWEGFLVQVLNPKAWFFAMSGVSLFALGRGDATLYFIVFSFASFILCFIGVSVWGVLGGYIGQFLSTPKRQTGFNHTMGTLLSVAVICMLVG